The region CGTGACGCGCATGGCCAGGCGCAGGCCCGGGCCAATCAATTGCCGCGGCTGCGCGCTCACCACAGCGAAGTGGCCGCCACGCTGGCCAGCCTGGAGCAGCAGTTGCCGCGCCAGCAAGAGATGGCCGCCTTGTTGTCCGCTATCAACCAGGCCGGCTTGGCGCGCGGCCTGCGGTTCGAGTTGTTCAAGCCGGGCGTGCCGGCGCCGCAAGCGCATTACGTGGCCATGCCGATCGCCGTCAGGGTGCGCGGCGGCTACCACGCCATCGGCGCTTTCATGGCCGACCTGGCCTACTTGCCGCGCATCGTGACCGTGCACGACTTGGCCATCAGTAGCGGCAAGGAAGGGCAGCCGACCCTGGACGCCGTGCTGCGCGCCTACCGCCTGCCCGATGCGCAGGAGCAGCAGGCAATGGATAACAGCAAGCCGGCCAAAGGAGCGGCCAGGGCAGCCAAGGCGTCCACGCCGCCACCGCGCCCGCTCGTGCCCTTCGTGCCGCGCGACTACAGCGCCAGCGACCTGCCCGATCCGTTTGGCGCCGCCGGCAGCGAGCGGCCGGCCAGCGCCGGCGTGGCCGCGCCCGACCCGCGCCGCGTGCGCG is a window of Janthinobacterium sp. J1-1 DNA encoding:
- a CDS encoding pilus assembly protein PilP, which translates into the protein MSSLKQMALWPRYLRLACAALLAVLLLALAWLAQLGELVARWQAAQAQTQALRDAHGQAQARANQLPRLRAHHSEVAATLASLEQQLPRQQEMAALLSAINQAGLARGLRFELFKPGVPAPQAHYVAMPIAVRVRGGYHAIGAFMADLAYLPRIVTVHDLAISSGKEGQPTLDAVLRAYRLPDAQEQQAMDNSKPAKGAARAAKASTPPPRPLVPFVPRDYSASDLPDPFGAAGSERPASAGVAAPDPRRVREPLESVALAGMAMVGSLRQHGRLDALLQANGRLYRIAAGQYLGPDHGLVTAISEQAIAYREVAQDAGGAWRERRGSLALQVAGAAVKEADK